A part of Streptantibioticus cattleyicolor NRRL 8057 = DSM 46488 genomic DNA contains:
- a CDS encoding MFS transporter — MSDPGGIPSATGAASGGDRAAPADRFDRGLVPPMVIGSILNPVNSSIIAVALVPIGAAFGAPPSRTAWLISALYLATALGQPVVGRLIDLFGPRRLFLISTSLVGLAGVAGTLAPDLATLVGARVLLGLGTCAGYPAAMSLLRGEARRTGHDSPNAVLTVLAAANQTVAVIGPPLGGLLIGVGGWRATFALNVPLAAAAWLLGAMRLPKRTGPRRTGTVSVVSQLDLPGVALFAAMLVTALLFLMDPRPAGWYLPVIAVAAGGAFALRELRASVPFIDLRVLAGNVPLLATYGRAVPAYVVSYCFLYGFTQWVEEGRGLTPSQTGLVQLPVFLTAIGVTTLTGRRSGVRGKLVAGAIAQLAACGLLLTLGAGSPVWLLLAVGLVSGIPQGLNSLALQNSVYHQADPERVGASSGLLRTFSYVGSMIASAATAAAFGDHAGTGGLHHLAWFMLGAGALFLLATLLDHGLRHVAPADASAGNGAGRRSGAQGRREHRGD; from the coding sequence GTGAGCGACCCCGGAGGGATACCGTCCGCCACCGGGGCGGCGTCCGGCGGCGACCGCGCCGCCCCGGCGGACCGCTTCGACCGCGGTCTCGTCCCGCCGATGGTCATCGGGTCGATCCTCAACCCGGTCAACTCCTCGATCATCGCCGTCGCCCTGGTGCCCATCGGCGCCGCGTTCGGGGCGCCGCCGTCCCGGACCGCCTGGCTGATCTCGGCGCTCTACCTGGCCACCGCGCTGGGCCAGCCGGTCGTCGGCCGCCTCATCGACCTCTTCGGCCCCCGCCGGCTCTTCCTGATCAGCACGTCGCTGGTCGGGCTCGCCGGGGTCGCCGGCACCCTGGCGCCGGACCTGGCCACCCTCGTCGGGGCCCGCGTGCTGCTCGGCCTCGGCACCTGCGCCGGCTACCCGGCGGCGATGTCCCTGCTGCGCGGCGAGGCCCGGCGCACCGGCCACGACAGCCCCAACGCGGTGCTCACCGTGCTGGCGGCGGCCAACCAGACCGTCGCCGTCATCGGCCCCCCGCTCGGCGGCCTGCTCATCGGGGTGGGCGGCTGGCGGGCCACCTTCGCCCTCAACGTGCCCCTGGCGGCAGCCGCGTGGCTGCTCGGCGCTATGCGGCTGCCGAAGCGCACCGGCCCGCGGCGTACCGGCACGGTGTCCGTGGTCTCCCAACTCGACCTGCCCGGCGTGGCGTTGTTCGCCGCCATGCTCGTCACCGCGCTGCTGTTCCTGATGGATCCGCGTCCGGCCGGCTGGTACCTGCCGGTGATCGCCGTGGCCGCCGGGGGCGCCTTCGCGCTGCGTGAACTGCGCGCCTCCGTACCCTTCATCGACCTGCGGGTGCTGGCCGGGAACGTACCGCTGCTGGCCACCTACGGCCGCGCCGTGCCGGCGTACGTGGTCTCCTACTGCTTCCTGTACGGCTTCACGCAGTGGGTGGAGGAGGGCCGCGGGCTCACGCCGTCGCAGACCGGGCTGGTCCAACTGCCGGTGTTCCTCACGGCGATCGGGGTCACGACGCTCACCGGACGGCGGAGCGGCGTCCGCGGCAAACTCGTGGCCGGCGCGATCGCCCAGCTCGCCGCGTGCGGCCTGCTGCTCACCCTGGGCGCGGGCAGCCCGGTGTGGCTGCTGCTCGCGGTCGGGCTGGTCTCCGGTATACCGCAGGGGCTCAACAGCCTCGCCCTGCAGAACTCGGTCTACCACCAGGCCGATCCGGAACGCGTCGGCGCCTCCTCCGGGCTGCTGCGCACCTTCTCCTACGTCGGCTCGATGATCGCCTCCGCGGCCACCGCGGCGGCCTTCGGCGACCACGCCGGCACCGGCGGACTGCACCACCTGGCGTGGTTCATGCTGGGCGCCGGCGCGCTGTTCCTGCTCGCCACGCTCCTCGACCACGGGCTGCGCCACGTCGCCCCGGCGGACGCCTCCGCGGGGAACGGCGCCGGACGCCGCTCAGGCGCTCAGGGCCGCCGCGAGCACCGCGGCGACTGA
- a CDS encoding maltokinase N-terminal cap-like domain-containing protein yields MAVIHQTTLRPTKGELLTAWLPTRPWYRGTADGPRLEAAGGFRLDDPDGAVGIEFILVTDVAGAEPVTYLVPLSYRGAPLDGADHALVGTMEHGVLGRRWVYDGCHDPVVVAQLLALIEGRAQAQDQNVSDAPDPTVVRAFTGDPATPARPAGTAVDGADHTEVPTSPGTALRLIRVVRPGTEAPAALGHVSGPWRRPDGDRVQGVLAYLSA; encoded by the coding sequence ATGGCCGTCATCCACCAGACCACGCTCAGACCCACCAAGGGCGAACTGCTCACCGCATGGCTGCCCACCCGGCCGTGGTACCGGGGCACCGCGGACGGGCCGCGGCTGGAAGCGGCCGGGGGCTTCCGGCTGGACGACCCGGACGGCGCGGTCGGCATCGAGTTCATCCTGGTCACCGATGTCGCCGGGGCCGAGCCGGTGACCTACCTGGTGCCGCTGTCCTACCGGGGCGCGCCGCTGGACGGGGCCGACCACGCCCTCGTCGGCACCATGGAACACGGCGTGCTCGGGCGGCGCTGGGTCTACGACGGCTGCCACGACCCGGTGGTGGTCGCCCAGTTGCTCGCGCTGATCGAGGGGCGCGCCCAGGCCCAGGACCAGAACGTCAGCGACGCCCCGGACCCCACCGTCGTCCGTGCCTTCACCGGCGATCCGGCCACCCCGGCACGGCCGGCCGGCACCGCCGTCGACGGCGCCGACCACACCGAGGTGCCCACCTCGCCCGGCACGGCGCTGCGCCTGATCCGCGTGGTGCGCCCCGGCACCGAGGCCCCCGCCGCCCTCGGCCACGTCTCCGGCCCCTGGCGCCGCCCGGACGGCGACCGCGTCCAGGGCGTCCTCGCCTACCTGTCCGCCTGA
- a CDS encoding DUF488 domain-containing protein, producing MAKTTVTDGRPRPLLTFGHGTAGREALTELLRGAGVTAVVDVRTAPGSRRNPDAGREELARWIPRAGFGYRWDKRLGGFRKAAPDSPDVFWENASFRGYAGYTRHPEFLAAMDELLRQAADVDTAVMCGEAVWWRCHRRIIADFAVLARGTPVFHLALDGRRTEHPVTAGARLREDGLLVYDRV from the coding sequence ATGGCGAAGACCACGGTGACCGACGGCCGGCCTCGGCCGCTGCTGACGTTCGGGCACGGCACCGCCGGCCGGGAAGCCCTCACCGAGCTGCTGCGCGGCGCGGGCGTGACCGCCGTGGTGGACGTGCGCACGGCCCCCGGCAGCCGGCGCAACCCGGACGCCGGCCGGGAGGAGCTGGCCCGGTGGATACCGCGTGCGGGGTTCGGCTACCGCTGGGACAAACGCCTCGGCGGCTTCCGCAAGGCGGCCCCCGACTCCCCGGACGTCTTCTGGGAGAACGCCTCGTTCCGCGGCTACGCCGGGTACACCCGCCACCCCGAATTCCTCGCCGCCATGGACGAGTTGCTGCGTCAGGCGGCCGACGTGGACACCGCGGTGATGTGCGGCGAGGCGGTGTGGTGGCGCTGCCATCGGCGGATCATCGCCGACTTCGCGGTGCTCGCGCGCGGTACGCCGGTGTTCCACCTGGCGCTCGACGGCCGCCGCACGGAGCATCCGGTCACGGCGGGTGCGCGGCTGCGCGAGGACGGGCTGCTCGTCTACGACCGGGTGTGA
- a CDS encoding 5-carboxymethyl-2-hydroxymuconate Delta-isomerase — MPHITVDYSARLDAVFDRRAFVRELHPLVVETAGSRGVCKTFFRAAAETYAGDLPSAETAFVHVEIGLLPGRGDALKARLSEAVLDLLDRHLPADPGERWAHSVEVRDLAPSYRLSDDRRAARRHSAPAAAGCTG, encoded by the coding sequence ATGCCACACATCACCGTTGACTACTCAGCCCGCCTGGACGCCGTCTTCGACCGGCGGGCCTTCGTGCGGGAGCTGCACCCGCTCGTCGTGGAGACGGCCGGTTCGCGGGGCGTGTGCAAGACGTTCTTCCGCGCCGCGGCCGAGACGTACGCCGGTGACCTGCCGTCGGCCGAGACCGCCTTCGTCCACGTGGAGATCGGCCTGCTGCCCGGGCGCGGCGACGCGCTCAAGGCCCGGCTCTCCGAGGCCGTGCTCGACCTGCTCGACCGGCACCTGCCCGCCGACCCCGGCGAACGCTGGGCGCACTCGGTGGAGGTCCGCGACCTCGCGCCCTCCTACCGCCTCTCCGACGACCGCCGGGCCGCCCGGCGCCACTCCGCGCCCGCGGCGGCCGGCTGCACGGGATAG
- a CDS encoding MarR family winged helix-turn-helix transcriptional regulator, with protein sequence MRLVHLLRAVTVELDLRGAEFAARNGLHPTDLRALIRLLDADRAGTAVTPGRLGEALRLNSAGVTALVDRLERLGLVRRDRDRRDRRRVLLTVTPEAVELGWSFFGPLIGQLVEVAGEFTPDELDAVRRYLTAVLARATGG encoded by the coding sequence ATGCGCCTGGTGCACCTGCTGCGCGCGGTCACCGTGGAACTGGACCTTCGCGGCGCGGAGTTCGCGGCCCGCAACGGGCTGCACCCGACGGATCTGCGGGCGCTCATCCGCCTTCTCGACGCCGACCGGGCGGGCACCGCGGTCACCCCGGGGCGCCTGGGCGAGGCGCTGCGGCTCAACTCGGCCGGGGTGACGGCCCTGGTCGACCGGCTGGAACGGCTCGGGCTGGTGCGCCGCGACCGCGACCGGCGGGACCGGCGCCGGGTCCTGCTGACGGTCACCCCCGAGGCGGTCGAGCTGGGCTGGTCCTTCTTCGGCCCGCTCATCGGCCAACTCGTCGAGGTCGCCGGGGAGTTCACCCCTGACGAACTCGACGCGGTGCGGCGCTACCTCACCGCGGTCCTCGCCCGCGCCACCGGTGGCTGA
- a CDS encoding MDR/zinc-dependent alcohol dehydrogenase-like family protein has translation MAQQPVVRGVGDVAALVDTLGRLTGRSRFVWFLVFGGLFLDAYSNVFGCAVLTGAGAVVDTAAVRPGESVVVYGLGGVGLSAVLGGRGLADRRGGPGGGQAGVGAAARRPPRLPARRGGGGGAFADRRRGGVAVEAVGSAAVIGGCLSAVDCGGRVVPVGLPAPDRTLGAVPALAFAGEGKSLIGSYMGDSVPRRDIPRYLGLWRSGAMPVEWLHSGTVPLDGLDRALEDLAGGRAVRQLVHPAD, from the coding sequence ATGGCACAACAGCCCGTGGTGCGCGGCGTCGGTGACGTCGCGGCGCTCGTCGACACGTTGGGAAGACTCACCGGCCGCTCGCGGTTCGTGTGGTTCCTGGTCTTCGGCGGTCTCTTCCTCGACGCCTACTCCAACGTGTTCGGCTGCGCGGTGCTGACCGGGGCGGGCGCGGTGGTCGACACGGCGGCCGTGCGTCCCGGTGAGTCGGTGGTGGTGTACGGGCTCGGCGGGGTCGGGCTGTCGGCGGTGCTCGGCGGCCGGGGCCTGGCCGATCGTCGCGGTGGACCCGGTGGCGGCCAAGCGGGAGTCGGCGCTGCGGCTCGGCGCCCACCACGCCTTCCCGCCCGACGAGGCGGTGGCGGCGGTGCCTTCGCTGACCGTCGGCGGGGCGGAGTGGCGGTGGAGGCCGTCGGCAGCGCCGCGGTGATCGGGGGGTGCCTGAGCGCGGTGGACTGTGGCGGCCGGGTGGTCCCGGTGGGGCTGCCGGCGCCGGACCGCACGCTCGGTGCGGTGCCGGCGCTCGCCTTCGCCGGCGAGGGCAAGTCGCTCATCGGCTCGTACATGGGCGATTCGGTTCCCCGCCGGGACATCCCCCGTTACCTCGGTCTGTGGCGCTCCGGGGCGATGCCGGTGGAGTGGCTGCACTCCGGCACGGTGCCGTTGGACGGCCTCGACCGGGCGCTGGAGGACCTCGCCGGCGGCCGGGCCGTCCGGCAGTTGGTGCACCCCGCCGACTGA